One genomic window of Notamacropus eugenii isolate mMacEug1 chromosome 6, mMacEug1.pri_v2, whole genome shotgun sequence includes the following:
- the TLR10 gene encoding toll-like receptor 10: MGIIRSIYFLHIIGLSVLCRALLLPETNELTTSCSQEFLRNVLMDISPKTTTMDLSNKFTCQPQDLDLSPFSKLKVLILSHNRIQHLKMSIFQFNKELEYLDLSYNHLRNISCYSLPALKHLDLSFNDFNNIPICQEFGSMSQLEFLGLSGAQLRKSDLQKVAPLPLSTIFLGLKHLSYYEEDSLPLLNTERLCIVFPENADYRFILHDGIRTSKILEMTNINMDQFTSHGSQKNPLLRSPKGSKTSRLLLSNVDGPWQEFLQILQFIWHSSIQQLQMQNLTIGAQSEFKHEAFNYSNTLMKALKVEHVTVKIFSFSQEVIYLLFTRMDIENLTISDARMPHIIFPNYPTKFQHLDFTNNTLTDELFRNTLQLPHLKTFILQRNKLETLSTVSSFATKTSLVHLDLSQNLLQYADEADCYWPETLTTMNLSSNKFTGTVFKCIPKSIQVLDLHSNDIRTIPREIADLKALRELNIASNSLTDLPGCGHFQRLSVLNIEMNSIISPSLDFFQTCQEVQSLKAGGNPFRCTCDLRNFINLEIKCQGLMIGWPDAYTCEYPPELKGIPLENVDLPELFCNTPLLVAVILIVGLICVVVIAVLCIRFDLLWYLRMIAQWTQIQHRVRSMPLEELKRTIQFHAFISYSESDSLWVKSELIPNLEKQDRSILLCLHERHFIPGKSIVENIINCIEKSYKSIFVLSPSFVQSEWCHYELYFAHHNLFHEGSNNLILILLEPIPQYSIPTRYHKLKALMARRTYLEWPKEKNKHGLFWANLRAAININLSESGKMDKSQTISEL; encoded by the coding sequence atgGGAATCATCAGAAGCATTTACTTTCTACATATTATTGGTCTCTCTGTTTTGTGTAGGGCTCTGCTGTTGCCTGAAACAAATGAATTAACAACCAGCTGTTCTCAGGAGTTTCTTAGAAATGTTCTGATGGATATATCACCAAAAACCACCACAATGGATCTATCGAACAAGTTTACATGTCAGCCTCAGGACTTGGACCTTAGTCCTTTCTCTAAGCTCAAAGTTTTAATTCTCTCTCATAATAGAATCCAACACCTGAAAATGAGCATCTTCCAATTCAACAAGGAATTAGAATACTTAGACTTATCTTACAATCACCTGAGGAATATTTCTTGCTATTCACTTCCGGCACTCAAACATTTAGATCTTTCTTTTAATGACTTCAACAATATTCCCATCTGCCAGGAGTTTGGTAGCATGTCACAACTGGAATTTTTAGGATTGAGTGGAGCCCAGCTACGAAAATCAGATTTACAGAAAGTGGCTCCTTTGCCCCTAAGCACAATCTTCCTGGGCTTAAAGCATCTTTCTTACTATGAAGAAGACAGCTTACCCCTCTTAAACACTGAGAGACTTTGTATAGTCTTTCCAGAGAACGCTGATTATAGATTTATTTTGCACGATGGAATCCGTACTTCAAAAATCTTGGAAATGACAAATATCAATATGGATCAGTTTACAAGCcatggaagtcagaagaatcCTCTTTTGAGAAGCCCAAAGGGTTCTAAAACTTCTCGTTTGTTACTCAGTAATGTAGATGGACCCTGGCAGGAGTTCTTGCAAATACTGCAGTTTATTTGGCACTCATCAATTCAACAATTACAAATGCAAAATTTGACCATTGGTGCCCAAAGTGAATTTAAACACGAAGCATTTAATTATTCTAATACCTTGATGAAAGCCCTAAAGGTGGAGCATGTGACTGTTAagattttttccttctcacaaGAAGTAATCTACTTGCTCTTTACCCGCATGGACATTGAAAACTTGACGATATCAGATGCGAGGATGCCACATATAATTTTTCCTAATTATCCCACCAAATTTCAGCATTTGGATTTTACCAACAATACCTTGACAGATGAATTATTTAGAAACACTCTTCAATTGCCACATTTGAAAACTTTTATTTTGCAAAGGAATAAATTAGAAACGCTTTCCACAGTGAGTTCCTTTGCTACCAAAACATCCTTGGTACACTTAGATCTAAGTCAGAATCTACTACAGTATGCTGATGAAGCAGATTGCTACTGGCCAGAAACCCTCACTACCATGAATTTGTCATCCAATAAATTTACTGGCACTGTTTTCAAATGCATACCAAAGAGCATCCAAGTGCTTGATCTGCATAGTAATGACATTAGGACCATTCCCAGAGAAATTGCTGATTTGAAAGCTTTACGGGAGCTAAACATTGCATCCAATTCTCTAACTGATCTTCCAGGGTGTGGCCATTTCCAAAGACTTTCTGTGCTGAATATTGAAATGAATTCCATTATTAGCCCATCTCTTGATTTCTTCCAGACTTGTCAGGAAGTTCAATCATTAAAAGCAGGAGGTAACCCATTCAGATGTACCTGTGACTTAAGAAACTTCATCAACCTAGAAATAAAATGCCAAGGCTTGATGATTGGATGGCCAGATGCATATACATGTGAATATCCTCCAGAACTAAAGGGAATTCCATTAGAGAATGTTGATCTGCCAGAATTATTCTGTAATACACCCCTATTGGTTGCTGTCATTCTGATAGTTGGTTTAATTTGTGTAGTTGTCATAGCAGTTCTCTGCATCCGCTTTGATTTGCTCTGGTACCTGAGGATGATAGCTCAGTGGACACAAATCCAGCATAGAGTTAGGAGCATGCCCCTAGAAGAACTCAAAAGAACAATTCAATTTCATGCTTTTATTTCATACAGTGAAAGTGATTCTCTCTGGGTAAAGAGTGAGCTGATACCAAACCTAGAGAAACAAGATAGGTCCATATTGCTTTGTCTCCATGAGAGACACTTCATTCCAGGCAAGAGTATTGTGGAAAATATTATAAACTGCATTGAGAAAAGCTACAAATCCATCTTTGTTTTGTCCCCTAGCTTTGTTCAGAGTGAATGGTGCCATTATGAACTTTACTTTGCCCACCACAATCTATTCCATGAAGGTTCTAATaatttaattctcattttattggAACCAATTCCCCAGTACAGCATTCCTACCAGGTATCATAAGCTAAAAGCTCTCATGGCACGAAGAACCTATTTGGAATGGCCCAAGGAGAAGAATAAACATGGACTTTTCTGGGCTAACCTTAGGGCTGccattaatattaatttatcaGAATCTGGAAAGATGGACAAATCACAGACAATTTCAGAGTTATAA